TTGGGAGTTGATCAACAGTCTTGAACCATGTTCGAGCAAGCTTCCCAGTAAATCCATAGTCACCAAAGACAAGGTCAGCTACACCTTGGCCTTCTGTTCCTGGAAGCCAAGCAGCCACAAGGGCATTGGCTATTCCAACATAAGGCTGCATCACAACAGGGCGACCCGAGACGACAACAACGACACATTTGACATTGCCGCACACATTTCTTATGGTGTTAGGACCAGGTTCAGAAATGGTGAGATTCGAGCTGTCGCCAGACGTTTCAGCATACGGAGGCTCCCCGACAACAACAATGGCAAACGAGAACTCATTTGACTTGACAAAGCTCGCATCTGGATTGGCGTTGTACACTACCTGAGTCGCAGGATCGACCGTGTTCTTCACAGCATTGAGGATGGTGGTACCTGTTCACAGATGAACTTTGTTTATATGGACGTAGTGTTCAGATCAATTCCATGTCAAGAGTTATccttttggtttctttctaATCCGGAAATAACAGTGAAAGCATACCAGCAGTAAGATCATTGCCGCTCTGACCCTGCCATGTGATCGTCCAGCCTCCGCATTGGTAGCCTAAGTTGTCGGCGTGAGTCCCTGCAACCAATATCTTCGCAGCTTTTTTAGGAAGTGGAAGCATTGGCTCATCAACAGAGGGGCCGTTCTTCAACAGCACAAGTGATTTTCTTACAGCCTCCCTAGCTAATTCTCTATGTTCCTGTTGAACCCCAACATTTTAGTTCAGTTCATCAAAGGTTAAACACTTCAGGTATATCATTTTCCAACTAACTCCAACAAAACAAGTGACAAACCTTTCTCCCAAGTTGGTTAACTAAGCTGTAATCCGCCAACGGATTCTCGAACAGACCCataagaaatttaattcttaatatcCTCTCAACAGCATCATCGATCCTGCTcattggtatgatattgtttttcaCCTGGCGAGTGAGTTCGTCAATGAACTCTGTGTAGTTTTCTGGAACCATGATCTGAATCACCATACAAAACGGAAAAAGttttgtgatatctcacatcggttggagaggggaacgaaacatttcttataagcgtgtggaaacatctccctaaaagacgagttttaaaacttcGAAGGGAAGCTCagaaagaaaagtccaaagaagacaatatttatgAGCGGTGCGCTTGAGCTGTTGTTGAACTAATTAAaaccatttttcttccatagACATAGGAAATGTACGATGGTTGTGTTACATGTTCCAAATCAAAGCGGACAATTGACTTACCATGTCAATTCCAGCACCAACTCCGGCTTGAACTGAATATGAATAATTAGCATGAGGAGGAGAGGTGATCCTGTCAATTCCTTGCCAATCAGATATGACAAAACCCTACAGACAACCAACAAAAGAACATTGTTTCTGAGCTTCTACAATATAAGAATCTCACTTGAGTTAGTTAATTTGTTTCTATACCTTGAACTTGAGCTTGTTCTTGAGTAAGCCAGTGACAAGGTCACGATTGGCATGCATTCGCACTCCATTCCAGCTCGAGTAAGAGACCATCACTGTTGCAACTCCCTTGTTTACAGAGTTATAATATGCAGGCATGTGAATGCTAAGCAATCCATTATAGTCAATCACCGTGTTATTTTCATCGATGCCCCTGGTTGTGCCACCATCTCCAAGGAAGTGCTTAGCACAGGCCGCAACTTTTTGTCTGAAGCAAAACAAGTTCAAAATGTATGTGGTAAATgcaatatattcaaataaattccGGTGAAAAGGGATCTTACTTTCCCCCAACAAAAGGAATCCCTTTTCTTGAATTAGCAGGAATAGCTCCTTGCAATCCAGGTATGATCTCAGTCATTTGTTGAACAATTTTATGATCTTCACTATAGCTCTCGTAACATCGACCCCATCGAGGATCTCTGCACACCTGCATAGCCCGAAAATCGTGAGTAAAAATCTGTAACTAAAGTGAACTTGGGGAAGAAATTGTAAGCatatttcatcttcttcttgttaGGAATAACggctctccacaatggtatgatattgtccgctttgagcataagctctcaaggctttgcttttggtttccccaaaaggcctggTACCagtagagatgtattccttacttataaacccatgatcaactccttaattagccggggagactcctctcccaacaatcctcctctcgaacaaagtacaccatagagcctcccctgaagTCTATGGAGTCCTCaaacagtctccccttaatcgagactccaCTCcttttctctagagcccttgaacaaagtacaccatttgttcgacacttgagtcacttttggcTACACTTTCGAGgatcacaacttctttgttcgacacgtGAGGACTCTATTGAAATTGCTAAGTTAAGGTCATGGCTCTGACACCATGCTAGGAACCatgactctctacaatggtatgatactgtACCGTTTGAGTACAAGCTCTCGtagcttttcttttggtttccctaaaaggcctcataccaatggcaAATGGAGACGTATTCCTTACCTATAAACCTATGACCAACCACTTAATTAGCCcgtctcccaacaatcctcaatcaaaatgatttaaaatgttaCATTACCGCAATACATGGAGCAAAAACGTAAGGAATTCCAGTTGCTCTCACTTCAAGCGCTGTGGCCTCTCCTATCCTCCTAAGAAGGTCCGGATCCCTGATGTGAAAAGTAAAGTCATAAATATGCATCTCCTATCCTCCTAACAAAATTTTGGGCTACAAGTTCAAGTCAAGAAACGTGTTCAAGGATTTTTCTTGCTAATTTGGTGTATCAATTCAAAAAATCAAGAGATTATCATTCCCAAACCTCAAACATCCATTAGCATAAGACAAGATTATCAAATCATATACACACAAAAGACTTAGGAAATGCTGTGCTTCTAGACTACTTTACTTGCCTGGTAACTCCAAGACCAACATTATGAGGAAAGATAGTGGCATTGTACGCATTATTGTGACCATGAATGGCATCGATCCCATAAATCATAGGGATCTTAAGACGGGTGGATAGAGACCCCTTTTGGATCTCATTCACCATATTGACCCAAGTTTCCGCCGTCGCTTTCTCCGCCGGTGCACTGCCTCCTCCGCTCAGTACACTCCCTATCCAAATACACATACATCCATTACAATAATCCATACTGAAAAAGTAGACATTAATCACACACAATCTAGTTCAGCCAAACAGGGGAATCAATTCTAAGTAGACATTAAGCACACACAATCTAGTTCAGCCAAGTAGGGGAATCAATTCTAGAGAGTAGAATGGGATAATACCAATGAAGTAGTTCTTCATGACGTCCGGAGTTGCAACTTTCCGTTCAATCTGAACCATCTGCCCAATTTTCTCTTCCAAAGTCATCCGATCCATAAGATCTTTGATTCTAGCACCCAACGGCTGTTTAGGGTCTTGGTATTTCAGGTAGGTTGCATCTGTAAGAACGGCCAGGCAGCACAGCAGAAGCCAAAACCCCAAAGAGGGTTTTAAGAACCGCGTCATTTTGGGCTTTGAAACTCAAGCTGCTCAATATCTGATGATAAAACAGAGCATTATAGAGTTACAAGAACAATCACGAAATCTGGTCcaaaaacaacaagaacagCAGCAAAATCAATAGAAA
This sequence is a window from Cucurbita pepo subsp. pepo cultivar mu-cu-16 chromosome LG04, ASM280686v2, whole genome shotgun sequence. Protein-coding genes within it:
- the LOC111793059 gene encoding uncharacterized protein LOC111793059; this translates as MTRFLKPSLGFWLLLCCLAVLTDATYLKYQDPKQPLGARIKDLMDRMTLEEKIGQMVQIERKVATPDVMKNYFIGSVLSGGGSAPAEKATAETWVNMVNEIQKGSLSTRLKIPMIYGIDAIHGHNNAYNATIFPHNVGLGVTRDPDLLRRIGEATALEVRATGIPYVFAPCIAVCRDPRWGRCYESYSEDHKIVQQMTEIIPGLQGAIPANSRKGIPFVGGKQKVAACAKHFLGDGGTTRGIDENNTVIDYNGLLSIHMPAYYNSVNKGVATVMVSYSSWNGVRMHANRDLVTGLLKNKLKFKGFVISDWQGIDRITSPPHANYSYSVQAGVGAGIDMIMVPENYTEFIDELTRQVKNNIIPMSRIDDAVERILRIKFLMGLFENPLADYSLVNQLGRKEHRELAREAVRKSLVLLKNGPSVDEPMLPLPKKAAKILVAGTHADNLGYQCGGWTITWQGQSGNDLTAGTTILNAVKNTVDPATQVVYNANPDASFVKSNEFSFAIVVVGEPPYAETSGDSSNLTISEPGPNTIRNVCGNVKCVVVVVSGRPVVMQPYVGIANALVAAWLPGTEGQGVADLVFGDYGFTGKLARTWFKTVDQLPMNVGDSHYDPLFPFGFGLTTKPNKY